In one window of uncultured Sphaerochaeta sp. DNA:
- a CDS encoding class II fructose-bisphosphate aldolase: MTSYKELGLVNTKDMFAKAIKGGYAIPAYNFNNMEQLQAIIQACVETKSPVILQVSKGARDYANINLLRNMARGAGEYAKELGCEIPIVLHLDHGDSFETCKECIDNGFSSVMIDGSHLPYEENIAVTKKVVEYAHERGVTVEGELGVLAGIEDDVVAEVSHYTKPEEVVDFVNRTGCDSLAISIGTSHGANKFEPSQCTRNEEGVLIPPPLRFDILEEIERQLPGFPIVLHGSSSVPMQYVNMILQYGGQLKDSVGIPEEQLRKAAKSAVCKINIDSDGRLAMTALIRKTMAEKPGEFDPRKYLGPARDELKKMYMHKNINVLGSANHA, translated from the coding sequence ATGACATCCTATAAAGAACTTGGTCTGGTAAATACCAAAGACATGTTCGCAAAGGCTATCAAGGGTGGGTATGCAATTCCTGCCTACAATTTTAACAACATGGAACAACTTCAAGCAATTATTCAGGCTTGTGTTGAGACCAAATCCCCAGTAATTCTTCAGGTTTCCAAGGGCGCTCGAGACTACGCCAATATTAATCTGCTGAGAAACATGGCACGCGGTGCTGGTGAGTATGCAAAGGAACTCGGATGTGAGATTCCCATTGTCCTGCACCTTGACCATGGCGACAGCTTTGAGACCTGTAAGGAATGTATCGACAACGGTTTCTCCTCTGTCATGATTGATGGTTCCCACCTCCCCTATGAAGAGAACATTGCAGTCACTAAGAAAGTTGTGGAGTATGCACACGAGCGTGGCGTAACGGTTGAAGGTGAACTTGGCGTGCTCGCTGGCATTGAAGATGATGTCGTTGCTGAGGTAAGCCACTACACCAAGCCCGAAGAAGTTGTGGATTTTGTCAACCGCACCGGTTGTGACTCCCTTGCTATCTCCATCGGAACAAGCCACGGCGCAAACAAGTTTGAGCCTAGCCAGTGTACCCGCAATGAAGAAGGAGTGCTTATCCCACCTCCACTTCGCTTCGACATCCTCGAAGAAATCGAGAGACAGCTCCCAGGCTTCCCCATTGTCCTTCATGGTTCTTCCTCTGTTCCCATGCAGTATGTAAACATGATCCTGCAGTACGGTGGACAGCTCAAGGACAGCGTTGGAATTCCTGAGGAACAGCTTCGCAAGGCTGCAAAGAGTGCTGTATGCAAGATTAACATCGACAGCGATGGAAGACTTGCAATGACCGCTCTTATTCGCAAGACCATGGCAGAGAAACCCGGAGAGTTCGATCCCCGCAAGTATCTCGGACCTGCTCGCGATGAGCTGAAGAAGATGTACATGCACAAGAACATCAACGTGCTTGGTTCTGCCAATCACGCGTAA
- the infC gene encoding translation initiation factor IF-3 — protein MATKDLRINKQIRAREVFVIDADGNQKGIMSVYDAVAFADEQGLDLVEVSPNARPPVCKILDYGKYRYEQEKRMREAKKNQNIIKMKEIRMQPKIERHDLETKSKFIGDFLDEGNKVKVSIRFRGRELAHTELGKVVLDKILAQLTENGVGYNLDRGAMMEGRMMSMIVSPSKSASGSGKKKN, from the coding sequence TTGGCTACAAAGGATTTGAGGATCAACAAACAGATCCGTGCACGAGAAGTATTCGTCATTGATGCAGATGGCAATCAAAAAGGTATCATGAGCGTCTATGACGCTGTCGCATTTGCAGATGAACAGGGATTGGACTTGGTAGAGGTTTCTCCAAATGCAAGACCACCGGTTTGCAAGATTCTTGATTATGGTAAGTATCGCTATGAGCAAGAAAAGCGCATGAGAGAAGCCAAAAAGAACCAGAACATCATCAAGATGAAGGAAATCCGGATGCAGCCCAAGATCGAAAGACACGATCTTGAGACCAAATCAAAGTTCATCGGTGACTTCCTCGACGAAGGGAACAAGGTCAAGGTAAGCATACGCTTCCGTGGCCGTGAACTTGCCCATACTGAATTGGGTAAGGTTGTCCTGGACAAGATACTTGCCCAGCTCACCGAAAATGGTGTAGGGTACAACCTTGACCGAGGAGCGATGATGGAAGGAAGAATGATGAGCATGATCGTCAGTCCCTCCAAGAGTGCTTCTGGATCGGGCAAGAAAAAGAATTAG
- the rpmI gene encoding 50S ribosomal protein L35, producing MPKMKTRKSAAKRYRVTGTGKVRYKKQGLRHILTKKSSKRKANLRATGILADMEAKRAKSMLPYA from the coding sequence ATGCCCAAGATGAAAACAAGAAAATCCGCTGCAAAGCGGTACCGTGTGACTGGAACTGGAAAGGTCCGCTATAAAAAGCAGGGTCTTCGCCATATCCTCACCAAGAAGAGCAGCAAGCGCAAGGCCAACCTGCGTGCAACTGGAATCCTAGCAGACATGGAAGCAAAACGAGCTAAATCGATGCTTCCCTACGCGTAA
- the rplT gene encoding 50S ribosomal protein L20 gives MPRAVDGTKHKDRRKKILELAKGYYGRRSTNNRVAKDAVAKAGQYAYRGRKERKRDFRKLWIARINAAVHAEGLNYSQFMHGMKLANIEINRKALSNMAIEDKAAFSALVAQVKVALEN, from the coding sequence ATGCCTAGAGCAGTAGACGGAACGAAACACAAAGACAGAAGAAAGAAGATTCTTGAGCTGGCCAAAGGTTATTATGGTCGCAGAAGCACAAACAACCGTGTTGCTAAAGACGCAGTTGCAAAGGCTGGGCAGTATGCCTATCGCGGTCGTAAAGAGCGAAAGCGGGATTTCCGCAAGCTCTGGATTGCAAGAATCAACGCAGCTGTGCACGCTGAGGGTCTCAACTACTCCCAGTTCATGCATGGCATGAAACTTGCCAACATCGAGATCAACAGAAAGGCCCTCTCCAATATGGCTATTGAAGACAAGGCTGCATTCTCTGCTCTCGTTGCACAGGTCAAGGTTGCCTTGGAGAACTAA
- a CDS encoding tetratricopeptide repeat protein, with the protein MPEQQNPLKHCIFISLPSSMEQDIGDFHVDSSIKIPVQLPDGKTQIDTTTEISIELIVAGMLKIIAFNWEHEHASYYRDFVLAVQPDAPQELTLAAIAQEKKGNYTFAEELFLSVIRLAPQSASFINLATLYSRMAIQDSEKGEVYDLYQQKMINILHEGLEVVGEDASLYSEIGFFHLYQGNVELAGEYLDQYLELAEEGEKKKHVMNIMKDIKTKLNDDANLMQAYDAIQMNDEEKALELLASYIKDNPKVWNAWFLKGWALRRLSRFQEAEEALVQALAWTKGSSDIYNELALCSIETGKAELAKTYLNTAVDLDDENITLVSNLAYLHLKDGELDEARKFLEMARGIDPNDPVIIQLMKDYQNQSGEVLSSPVVEELVSAEEVITQSKEEHPFSIQGKEETDDIEAAFSLEDEER; encoded by the coding sequence ATGCCAGAACAACAAAACCCTTTGAAGCATTGTATCTTCATTTCCCTCCCCTCCTCAATGGAACAAGACATTGGTGATTTTCATGTCGATAGTTCCATCAAGATTCCGGTTCAACTTCCCGACGGGAAGACCCAGATAGATACAACAACTGAAATTTCCATTGAGTTGATTGTTGCGGGAATGTTGAAAATCATCGCTTTCAACTGGGAGCACGAACATGCGTCTTACTACCGTGATTTCGTACTTGCAGTTCAACCAGACGCTCCCCAGGAGCTTACCTTAGCTGCAATTGCCCAAGAGAAGAAAGGCAACTACACCTTTGCTGAAGAACTCTTCCTCTCAGTGATCCGACTCGCTCCACAGAGTGCTTCGTTCATCAACTTGGCTACTCTCTACAGTAGGATGGCTATCCAGGATAGTGAAAAGGGCGAGGTCTATGATCTCTATCAGCAGAAGATGATCAACATCCTGCATGAAGGACTGGAAGTAGTAGGAGAAGATGCCTCGCTCTATAGTGAAATAGGATTCTTCCACCTTTACCAAGGAAATGTAGAACTCGCTGGGGAGTACCTTGACCAGTATCTTGAGCTTGCTGAAGAAGGCGAGAAAAAAAAGCATGTCATGAACATCATGAAAGACATCAAAACCAAGCTCAATGATGATGCAAACCTCATGCAGGCCTATGATGCAATCCAGATGAATGATGAAGAGAAAGCACTGGAGCTTTTGGCATCCTATATCAAGGACAACCCAAAGGTCTGGAATGCATGGTTTCTCAAAGGCTGGGCACTTAGGCGCCTCTCTCGCTTCCAGGAAGCTGAAGAAGCATTGGTACAAGCCCTTGCTTGGACGAAAGGAAGCAGTGACATCTATAATGAACTCGCGCTCTGTAGCATTGAAACGGGGAAAGCAGAACTTGCCAAGACCTACCTCAATACAGCAGTGGACCTCGATGATGAAAATATTACACTGGTGAGCAACCTCGCCTACCTCCATCTCAAGGATGGGGAACTGGACGAAGCTCGGAAGTTTCTCGAGATGGCTCGAGGCATTGACCCCAATGATCCTGTAATCATCCAGCTGATGAAGGACTACCAGAATCAGAGTGGAGAGGTACTCTCCTCCCCTGTCGTTGAAGAGCTTGTCAGCGCAGAAGAAGTCATCACACAGAGCAAGGAAGAACACCCATTCTCCATTCAAGGAAAGGAAGAGACCGACGACATTGAGGCCGCTTTTTCCCTGGAGGATGAGGAGCGATGA
- the tsaE gene encoding tRNA (adenosine(37)-N6)-threonylcarbamoyltransferase complex ATPase subunit type 1 TsaE yields the protein MTVTTHSEEETRNLGKSIAMQCKPGTVISLRGSLGSGKTVFAKGLAEGLGIGESIVSPTFTLIQEYEGSLPLYHMDLYRIEGIEEFEMIGGEELLYGKGVTLIEWSEKVEELLPDSTIFVHIRIMPNQERIITLEGVQL from the coding sequence ATGACCGTCACCACCCACAGCGAAGAAGAGACGAGGAACCTGGGGAAAAGCATAGCAATGCAATGCAAGCCAGGCACGGTAATCTCCTTACGCGGTAGTCTCGGGTCTGGGAAAACCGTATTTGCGAAGGGTCTTGCCGAAGGATTGGGAATTGGGGAATCTATTGTCAGTCCAACCTTTACACTCATCCAGGAGTATGAAGGATCACTTCCACTCTACCATATGGATCTCTATCGTATCGAAGGCATTGAAGAGTTTGAGATGATCGGTGGGGAGGAACTGCTCTATGGAAAGGGGGTCACCCTCATAGAGTGGAGCGAAAAGGTTGAGGAGCTGCTTCCCGATTCAACAATTTTTGTGCATATTAGAATTATGCCTAATCAAGAAAGAATCATCACCCTTGAAGGGGTCCAACTATGA
- the tsaB gene encoding tRNA (adenosine(37)-N6)-threonylcarbamoyltransferase complex dimerization subunit type 1 TsaB — MNVLACDTATAVMHLSLVRFEEDKPVFYETSATTLGNRHSELLIPRILELCGRCNIDLKDLDLLVCTSGPGSFTGLRIAMSTLKGISLATGKPLVSVPTLDVYQGCVNTYPGAVLATIDAKKQRFYAALFVDGQRKSEDLDLTAQQIEQLLSGYPSVLLTGADASLLAHKLSKPLQEKVRVDTYAGANLALVLAEMGRKQYLERGSNDVGKGPSYVRKSDAEIALQQLIHSLEVSHD, encoded by the coding sequence ATGAATGTCCTTGCATGTGACACTGCAACAGCAGTTATGCACCTTTCGCTTGTCCGCTTTGAAGAAGACAAGCCGGTTTTCTATGAAACCAGTGCAACCACATTGGGAAACAGACATTCAGAGTTGCTGATTCCTAGAATTCTTGAGCTCTGTGGTCGATGTAACATCGATTTAAAAGATCTTGACTTGCTGGTATGTACCAGCGGACCCGGCTCTTTCACTGGACTCAGAATTGCGATGAGCACCCTCAAAGGGATCTCTCTTGCGACAGGTAAACCCTTGGTATCCGTCCCAACTCTGGATGTCTACCAAGGGTGCGTCAACACATACCCGGGAGCAGTACTTGCTACCATCGATGCGAAAAAACAGCGCTTCTATGCAGCGTTATTTGTCGATGGACAACGTAAAAGTGAAGATCTTGATCTCACTGCCCAGCAGATTGAACAGCTGCTTTCAGGATACCCTTCCGTCCTTCTTACGGGAGCCGATGCATCCCTCCTTGCCCACAAACTCAGCAAGCCACTACAAGAAAAGGTTCGCGTTGATACCTATGCTGGTGCAAACCTTGCTCTGGTACTTGCAGAGATGGGAAGGAAGCAGTATCTGGAGAGAGGTAGTAACGACGTGGGAAAAGGTCCTTCCTATGTACGTAAAAGTGACGCTGAAATTGCATTACAACAGTTAATCCATTCTTTGGAGGTTTCACATGATTGA
- the trxB gene encoding thioredoxin-disulfide reductase has protein sequence MIEQDVLIIGSGVAGMSAAQYAARAGRSVTLLESIAPGGQTMYIDMIENYPGFDQPISGYEIGMKFHAQAEAFGANLVYATVSSLKKEGEVFTAETVDGETYKARAVIFATGAKHRHLGVEGEEKYNGKGVSYCGTCDGPFFKGKRILVVGGGDTALTDAIYLSKLSEHITLIHRKDRFRAQDHLVEQIERNKNVEIVMQHTVERINGDGEKVTSVLLNDLANDKQYEREFDAVFIFVGMIPQTELLDKSVLDESGYVLTNERMETSIPGLYAVGDVRDTVFRQLVTAASDGAIAAHCSSEYIDELEGNAYR, from the coding sequence ATGATTGAACAAGATGTACTGATCATTGGATCAGGGGTTGCAGGTATGTCCGCAGCCCAATACGCAGCACGTGCTGGTCGCTCAGTTACCCTGTTGGAGTCTATTGCTCCAGGTGGACAGACCATGTACATCGATATGATCGAGAACTATCCCGGTTTTGATCAGCCGATCAGCGGCTATGAAATTGGTATGAAGTTCCATGCCCAAGCAGAGGCTTTTGGCGCAAACCTTGTATATGCCACGGTCTCCTCACTCAAGAAAGAGGGCGAGGTATTTACTGCAGAGACAGTTGACGGGGAAACCTACAAGGCAAGAGCCGTCATCTTTGCTACTGGAGCAAAACACCGACACCTGGGAGTTGAGGGCGAAGAAAAGTACAACGGCAAGGGTGTCTCCTATTGTGGTACTTGTGACGGGCCCTTCTTCAAGGGGAAAAGAATCTTGGTCGTAGGTGGTGGTGATACAGCACTTACTGATGCCATCTATCTATCCAAACTCAGTGAGCATATAACCTTGATCCACCGTAAGGACCGTTTCAGGGCACAAGATCATCTGGTTGAGCAGATTGAACGTAACAAGAACGTTGAAATTGTCATGCAGCACACCGTTGAGCGCATCAACGGAGATGGAGAGAAAGTCACCTCTGTCCTGCTCAATGACTTGGCAAATGACAAGCAGTATGAACGTGAATTTGATGCTGTCTTCATCTTTGTCGGGATGATTCCACAGACGGAACTCCTTGACAAATCAGTGCTTGATGAGAGCGGATATGTTCTTACCAACGAGCGGATGGAGACCTCTATTCCTGGTCTGTATGCTGTAGGAGATGTGAGAGACACTGTGTTCAGGCAGCTGGTAACAGCAGCCAGTGATGGAGCCATTGCTGCCCACTGTTCAAGTGAGTATATCGACGAATTGGAGGGAAATGCATACCGTTAG
- a CDS encoding glycogen/starch synthase, with protein sequence MNICMVSSESVPFSKSGGLADVVGALSGALAMVGEEVRVVLPLYGSVDRTTFTDLPFQGEVSLLGSTEEVTFCETRLGKVTYYFVQHPYYTDRKGIYGDTSFTPYHDNLKRFTLLNKAALVLCKLLEWKVDIMHCHDWTCGFLPYLLSLHDDPFYQKTKSVMTIHNLAYQGEFSRLELLSTDILPDNRMFSGETPTKRTNMLKTGLEFADRITTVSPTYAKEIQSKEYGCSLDGLLTERAADLDGIINGIDPDEWNPETDPFIEHHFSAHAQQGKQAIKAELQEEFNLPKDPAIPLFAIISRLAEQKGFVELLEGSPCALEQMLQKHTMQMILIGTGDSAMEIKLRELGERYENLSVNILFSNKAAHRLEAGADFFLMPSRYEPCGLNQLYSLRYGTLPVARKTGGLADSIIDLDERPKEGTGILFESMSARGILEAVERAIHWWEKGPKTLQTIRERCMLWDSSWERSAKAYQTVYRSSLRGK encoded by the coding sequence ATGAATATTTGTATGGTATCGAGTGAATCTGTCCCCTTTTCTAAATCAGGGGGGCTTGCAGACGTAGTTGGGGCACTATCGGGAGCCCTCGCCATGGTTGGCGAAGAGGTCCGAGTAGTGCTTCCTCTCTATGGGAGTGTCGATAGAACAACCTTCACCGATTTACCGTTTCAAGGAGAGGTCTCTCTTCTGGGTAGCACGGAAGAAGTTACTTTTTGTGAGACCCGTCTTGGAAAGGTAACGTATTATTTTGTACAACACCCCTATTATACGGACAGGAAGGGGATTTATGGAGATACCTCTTTTACCCCGTACCACGACAACCTAAAACGCTTCACTCTCTTGAATAAGGCTGCCTTGGTTCTCTGCAAATTACTCGAATGGAAAGTCGATATCATGCATTGTCATGATTGGACATGTGGATTCCTTCCCTATCTTCTCTCTTTGCATGATGATCCGTTTTACCAGAAAACCAAAAGTGTAATGACCATCCACAATCTGGCCTATCAGGGTGAATTCTCACGCTTGGAGTTGCTCAGTACTGACATCTTGCCTGACAATAGGATGTTCAGTGGAGAGACTCCGACCAAGCGCACCAATATGTTGAAAACCGGTTTGGAATTTGCCGATCGTATCACTACCGTCAGCCCAACCTATGCGAAGGAAATCCAAAGCAAAGAGTATGGTTGCTCTTTGGATGGACTGCTCACTGAACGTGCAGCTGACCTGGATGGTATCATCAATGGTATCGATCCTGATGAGTGGAATCCTGAGACAGACCCCTTCATAGAACATCATTTCTCTGCACATGCTCAGCAAGGAAAACAGGCTATCAAGGCAGAACTGCAAGAGGAGTTCAATCTTCCGAAGGACCCCGCCATACCACTCTTTGCCATTATCAGCCGACTTGCCGAACAAAAGGGATTTGTCGAATTGCTTGAAGGATCTCCCTGTGCCTTGGAGCAGATGTTGCAAAAGCACACCATGCAGATGATCCTTATAGGTACCGGTGACTCGGCGATGGAGATCAAGCTGAGGGAACTCGGGGAGCGATATGAAAATCTCTCAGTGAATATCCTCTTCAGCAACAAGGCGGCTCACCGTCTTGAAGCCGGAGCAGACTTCTTCCTGATGCCCAGCCGATATGAACCATGTGGGCTCAACCAACTGTACAGCCTACGATATGGCACCTTGCCAGTGGCTCGTAAGACAGGAGGTCTTGCCGACAGCATTATTGATCTGGATGAGAGACCAAAGGAAGGAACCGGCATTCTCTTTGAGAGTATGAGCGCTCGTGGTATACTTGAGGCAGTTGAGAGGGCAATACATTGGTGGGAGAAGGGGCCAAAGACACTTCAGACCATTCGAGAACGATGCATGCTTTGGGACAGTTCATGGGAACGGTCGGCCAAGGCATATCAAACAGTATATAGATCCAGCTTAAGGGGGAAATGA
- a CDS encoding glucose-1-phosphate adenylyltransferase yields MRTREKTIAIVLGGGKGTRLYPLTMDRAKPAVPFAGKYRLVDIPISNCINSEIRQIYILTQFNSASLHNHISNTYIFDTFSNGFVEILAAEQTNQTDTWYQGTADAVRKNMKHFHDQNADYYIILSGDQLYRMDLGQMLDRHIKSGAELTIASKPISREQATGLGIIGCDKEGMITNFYEKPAIDLDISEYKVGDEFMFSSLGVHTGPSNEYLASMGIYIFNAQTMEEVLNNDKTDFGREIIPDVIKQRKVATYLFDGFWEDIGTIKAFYETNLDLASINPQFNFYDERMPIYTHRRHLPATKVNFCNISNSLTSEGSIITNAYIVNSIIGVRTIIESGASLDGVYCMGASFYETQEQKAENAKKGIPNIGIGRGTIIRKAIIDQNARIGDGCRIGIDDIPRQEGDFAMYSIHDGIIVINKNAIIKNGTVM; encoded by the coding sequence ATGCGAACTAGAGAAAAAACCATTGCGATTGTACTTGGCGGGGGAAAAGGTACCAGATTGTATCCTCTCACCATGGATCGTGCCAAACCTGCAGTTCCCTTTGCTGGAAAGTATCGATTGGTGGATATTCCAATCTCGAACTGTATCAACAGTGAAATCAGGCAGATTTACATCCTCACCCAGTTCAACTCCGCCTCTCTTCACAACCATATCTCCAATACCTATATCTTCGACACCTTCTCAAACGGGTTTGTTGAGATTCTTGCTGCAGAGCAGACTAATCAAACTGATACTTGGTATCAAGGTACTGCTGATGCTGTTCGTAAGAACATGAAACACTTCCACGACCAGAATGCTGACTATTATATTATTCTCAGTGGAGACCAGCTTTATAGAATGGACCTTGGACAAATGCTCGACAGACACATCAAGAGTGGTGCCGAACTGACTATCGCGTCCAAGCCCATTAGCAGGGAGCAGGCAACGGGATTGGGTATCATTGGCTGTGACAAGGAAGGCATGATTACCAACTTCTATGAGAAACCAGCCATCGACCTGGATATCAGTGAATACAAGGTTGGTGATGAATTCATGTTCTCCTCCTTGGGAGTACATACAGGCCCAAGCAATGAGTATCTTGCAAGTATGGGAATCTATATTTTCAACGCACAGACGATGGAAGAGGTCCTCAATAATGACAAGACTGATTTTGGAAGAGAGATTATTCCCGATGTCATCAAACAAAGAAAGGTTGCCACCTACCTCTTCGATGGGTTCTGGGAGGATATCGGAACAATTAAGGCATTCTATGAGACCAATCTTGATCTGGCCTCGATCAATCCACAATTCAACTTCTACGATGAAAGAATGCCAATCTACACCCACCGCAGACACTTGCCCGCTACGAAGGTGAATTTCTGTAATATCTCAAACTCACTTACCAGTGAAGGTTCCATCATAACCAATGCTTACATCGTGAACTCAATCATCGGTGTTCGTACCATTATTGAGTCCGGGGCCTCTCTTGATGGCGTCTACTGTATGGGTGCCTCGTTCTATGAGACCCAGGAACAAAAGGCTGAGAATGCGAAGAAAGGCATTCCCAACATAGGTATCGGCAGGGGTACCATTATTCGTAAGGCCATCATCGACCAGAATGCCCGTATTGGTGATGGATGCCGAATAGGAATTGATGACATTCCTCGTCAGGAAGGGGATTTTGCCATGTATTCCATTCATGATGGAATTATCGTCATTAATAAGAATGCCATCATCAAAAATGGAACGGTAATGTAA
- a CDS encoding FGGY-family carbohydrate kinase gives MLKNAITQEIVNGQTMLGIELGSTRIKAVLINSENQPIAQGGHDWENTLLNGIWTYSLEDVWKGISTCFANLQKEVQSNYGVPLKKLKSMGVSAMMHGYLAFDEKGQLLVPFRTWRNTITAKAAEELSDLFDYPVPERWSISHLYHAILSGEEHVGEISFLTTLAGYVHWQLTGEKVLGIGDASGMFPIDTASGHYDAEMLDRFADKIQDRNYRWDLPSILPSILPAGEQAGILSKQGAALIDPSGTLESGIPLCPPEGDAGTGMVATNSVAKRTGNVSAGTSVFAMIVLEKPLSKSYNKFIDLVTTPDGSLVAMSHGNNCTGEYDAWMRLFNEVVETLGFSVSKGAFYDKLLFKALEGDKDCGGLLPYNYISGETMTDINEGRPLFVRETKNSFTLANFMRSQLFTALGVLRIGMDILFEEEHVAIDAINGHGGFFKTAEVGQKMMASALHTPISVLKTAGEGGAWGIALLAAYMAQKKDETLSEYLDSKVFASAEVTTVEPTEEDIAGFNAFLARYKQGLPVEKAAVAHLT, from the coding sequence ATGCTGAAGAATGCAATTACACAAGAGATTGTCAATGGCCAGACAATGCTCGGTATTGAACTTGGTTCCACAAGAATCAAGGCAGTTTTGATCAACTCGGAAAACCAGCCAATTGCCCAAGGGGGGCATGACTGGGAAAACACCTTACTCAACGGAATTTGGACCTACAGTCTTGAGGATGTATGGAAAGGCATCTCAACCTGCTTTGCCAATCTCCAAAAAGAGGTTCAGAGTAACTATGGTGTCCCACTGAAAAAACTAAAATCAATGGGTGTCAGTGCAATGATGCATGGCTATCTTGCCTTCGATGAAAAGGGACAACTCCTTGTCCCCTTCAGAACCTGGAGAAATACGATTACCGCCAAGGCAGCAGAAGAATTGAGTGACCTCTTTGATTATCCTGTTCCAGAGCGCTGGTCCATCAGCCACCTTTACCATGCAATTCTCAGTGGGGAAGAACATGTGGGAGAGATATCATTCCTCACTACCCTTGCTGGATACGTTCACTGGCAGCTTACCGGAGAGAAAGTACTGGGTATTGGTGATGCTTCAGGTATGTTCCCAATTGATACAGCAAGCGGACACTATGATGCTGAAATGCTTGACCGATTCGCAGACAAGATTCAAGATCGGAACTATCGATGGGATCTTCCCTCAATACTGCCCTCCATTCTACCGGCAGGAGAACAGGCAGGCATATTGAGCAAGCAAGGTGCTGCCTTGATCGATCCAAGTGGTACACTGGAATCAGGTATTCCGCTCTGTCCTCCCGAGGGAGATGCAGGTACTGGAATGGTTGCAACCAATTCGGTGGCAAAGCGAACAGGTAATGTATCTGCTGGCACTTCCGTTTTTGCCATGATTGTCCTGGAGAAGCCTCTTTCCAAGAGCTATAACAAGTTCATTGACCTAGTCACCACCCCAGATGGGTCACTGGTAGCAATGAGCCACGGTAACAACTGCACGGGAGAGTATGATGCCTGGATGCGCTTGTTCAATGAGGTGGTTGAAACCCTAGGCTTCTCAGTTTCCAAGGGAGCGTTTTATGACAAGCTCCTTTTCAAGGCACTGGAAGGTGACAAGGATTGTGGCGGGCTCCTACCGTACAACTACATCAGCGGAGAGACCATGACCGATATCAATGAAGGACGACCTCTCTTTGTCAGGGAGACCAAGAACTCCTTCACCCTTGCTAATTTCATGCGTTCCCAGCTCTTCACTGCGCTTGGGGTACTAAGAATCGGCATGGATATACTCTTTGAAGAGGAACATGTGGCAATCGATGCCATCAACGGACATGGTGGATTCTTCAAGACAGCGGAAGTTGGGCAGAAGATGATGGCAAGTGCTCTGCATACACCTATTTCTGTGCTGAAGACTGCAGGAGAAGGTGGTGCTTGGGGTATCGCACTGCTTGCTGCCTATATGGCCCAGAAGAAGGATGAGACACTCTCTGAATACCTCGATTCAAAGGTATTTGCCTCTGCTGAGGTAACAACCGTTGAACCGACTGAAGAGGATATTGCTGGCTTCAATGCATTCCTTGCACGATACAAGCAGGGTCTTCCAGTTGAAAAGGCTGCAGTAGCTCATCTTACATAA